In Podarcis muralis chromosome 7, rPodMur119.hap1.1, whole genome shotgun sequence, the genomic stretch AGCAGCTTCAACGCCTGAAGGTAAGCAGTCGGAGCTGGTTGTGGCCACATTAGCCCTCTGCACGTGCTTAGAGGCACTAGCCCCAATGCTTCttccccctatttggggggatcTTTACTCTGGCACTGTGAAACCAGCTCTGTCTCTGAGCCCCTGGGATGTGCATGCTACAAAGCCCCCCAAATTCTAGAGATGCGGGGAGCAAAAGGGAATTGTCACTGCTTGGAATCTTTGTGCGTCTAGAAGAGCCAAGCGAGTCTCCTTGATGGGCCATTTCTGACTCCATTTCTCCTTTTCTCCATCTCCCATCCTGCTCTCCCGGAACACAGGACTGCCCCAGACGGCGATCCGTCGTCCTCAAGTTTTGCCTGCAGGGCCTGAAGATGTACAACGCAGAGGGGGAGGTAGGAGCGGGGCCATGGCTTGATGCACGACAGCATGCTGGAACTAGGAGCCATCTTGCCTTATGAGGAGTTTATTGGGGCTTGTGCCAGGCTGGGTGGGGTCCTGTTTCGTTTTCCAGCTGGCCCACCTTGCTGGGTTGTGGTGAGGATATCCTGAGGACGACGGAGCCGGGGAGGCCTTCTCTGCTTGGATGAGGCAGCCCAGTGGTTGTTTGGTGAGGACATGGGTTGCCAACTGCTTGACCTCattgccccttcctcctcctcttctcctgcagGCTCTGCTTATGGCGCATGCCCTCAAGCGCATCCTGTATAGCACCTGGATACCCACTGAGTGCCAGTTCGCCTTTGTGGCCCGCAACCCGCGCAGCCCTCGCAGCAGCCTCTTCTGCCACTTGTTTGTGGGCAGCCAGCCCAGTGAGGTAGGCCAGCTGGTGGGGCAGAGGTATAGCATCTCCGACAGTGGAGGAGAAATACAGCCACCCTGAATAGCAGTCATTGACGGACTTATCGTCCATGAATTTGCCTTACCCACTAGAGGATGAACATTCTATAACTGAAGTCACCACCAAGGAGGCCCTGCCTCTTGCCCCCCAGAAACAGTGAGCACTGTTGGTCGCCGTGAAAACTTGGAGAGCATTAATCCTGCTGCCCCATGAAGGGAGGTGTTTAGTGCCTGCTCCTCTCCTGACAGAAATGTGCCACTCAGGAGTGAAGCTGCTTTCAGCCATTGCCTGGaaggggaacgggggggggggggcgctggggcGCTGGTGGTGGCTAATGTGCCTCCTGCGTTTTCTGCCCTACAGGTCCAGATTTTGCACTTCTTGCTCTGCCGCTCCTTCCAGCTCTACTATCTCCTGATGCATCCTGAGGACCAAGAATGGGTCCCCAGCGGTTCCACACAGCAGGAGCCTGGGAGGCTGCTGGGAGCCTCTCTGGATAACCGAGTGGCCTGGGAGTCCCTCGATCCGGAGGATGTATCTCAAAACGTCAATGCATTGGTGTCCTTCCGGAGGCTTCCCTGCCCTGCTGACTTTGGCCCCTCCATCAGTGTGGTAAGTGGGTTCCCTCTGGGGTTCTCCATAGAGTAAGCCGAGGAAGTGAGCCCAGCTGCAcctggcagtggaaggcaggCCCTTGCCagcggcatctccaggtagggctagaaaAATActacctgcctgaaaccatggagagccactgctgccagtcagtgtaggcaatgctgagctggattgaccaatggtttgattcagtgtaaggcagtttcctatgtccaGACCTGGATCAGGAAGAAACCACCTTCCAAAAGAAGACTTTCAGTCTGATCCAGAGTGCCAGGAGGAAAGGCACTGCCTGAATTTATTCAAGGTGACCTACTGTGCTGGGGTGGAACTTTGAGCCATCCAGCTTCCCGCTAAACTTTATCGCCAGCTCCAGattctgcttctcctgctcaGTGTCCGTCTGTCTCTGTCTCGTATCCCTAGAGAGAGAGGCTGGATTTGGAGGAAAGGAGCAGCCTGGGCACCTCTCGCCCGGGGAATCCATACTGCTCTCCAATCCTGGTGCGGAAGAAGGCGATCCGCAGCAAAACCCTCCGCTCCGGAGCTTATCGGGGCTGCACCTTTGAGGCTCAGTTGCAGCAGAGCGCCCGAGAGATGTGTGAGTATTCGGGGAAGATTCTGCTGTTCAGGGAGACAAAGAGAATATCCTGTGCTGCTCTTTCATCCATGTTGCATTCCAGCTATGTAAAGAGCTTCTGTTTATTTCCAAGTGTGTCTCTGGGGTGTTTTTGTCCCTGTTTTTCAGAGGATAGCTTGCCTCCTGCATCTCCTTTTGCATTCTCATtcctcatttctttatttttcttgtaaTGGGATtcttattaaagtttttcataaTACTGTAAAATAGCTGCTACAAGAAAACCAATTGAATAAGTAGAATGTGGAGTCCTCTTAAAAGTAATTATTAGCCCTTACCAACCACAGAAGAGAGTAGCTCATCCCAGTTCTCACCTGAGATATTTTCTCATCCCAGCCTTTCATCCTGGGAGACCAACATTCCCCTAGCTCTCATCCAAAGTCTCACCCATTTCCTCTTCTGTTTCCATTTCCTGATGTATTTTTGATAgtatctctttttttatataataatttttattaatttacaacaaaacaaaacatactaaTTTCACATCTAATTTATCACAAATT encodes the following:
- the SH2D5 gene encoding SH2 domain-containing protein 5 — translated: MKKQRSEYWGGPEPLASPHHHQQRGGRVIAKLAEYVGSFTVEDTELQQKAMAIQQQLQRLKDCPRRRSVVLKFCLQGLKMYNAEGEALLMAHALKRILYSTWIPTECQFAFVARNPRSPRSSLFCHLFVGSQPSEVQILHFLLCRSFQLYYLLMHPEDQEWVPSGSTQQEPGRLLGASLDNRVAWESLDPEDVSQNVNALVSFRRLPCPADFGPSISVRERLDLEERSSLGTSRPGNPYCSPILVRKKAIRSKTLRSGAYRGCTFEAQLQQSAREMFLTSCDSKGSRGSLACLLDNDSSLMENVWSFAGIDRDAGMALLRNDVIGAFLLWAEPGATDQWCLTVRTRCGIIPYQIYRSQLGKYSVEHLNVEFPSMEALLDHYSGIQGGLFCSLAAGRINHCYEEQDCAAEDPWKEDRSRRQASWLHGTSKSLAVPQELG